Part of the Chromatiaceae bacterium genome is shown below.
CAGTCGCTCGCCGTCGTCCAGCCATGCGGCCGCGTGCCCGGCGTGCCACTCCGGTAATACGATGCGGGTCGCGGTACGGCCGTCGGGCAGCCGGTGCCGGTGGACTGCCGGGCGGTGCGTGTGGCCGTGGATCAACTGGGTGACCCGATACCGGTCCAGGTAACGCGAAACGGTATCCAGGTTCACGTCCATGATGTCGCTGGTCTTGATCGCGGTCGCTTCGCCGCTGCGCCGGCGTATTCCGGCACCGATCCGTCTGCGCCGGGAGAGCGGAAGGCGCAGCACCAGCCATTGCAGCAGCGGATTGCGCAGGAAACGGCGTGCCCGCTGGTAATCCACGTCGTCGGTGCACAACAGGTCACCGTGCATCAGCAGGGTCGGTTGGCCGGCGACCTGCGTGACGACGCAATCGGGCAGCAACTGCACTCCACAGTCGCGCATCAGGCGCCGTCCCATCAGAAAGTCACGATTTCCGCGCTGGATCTTCACCGTGATGCCGCGCCGCGAGGCGCGACGCAGGACGTCGCGCACCCGACCCGCGGGTTCTGCGCCGTCGTCGTCGCCGACCCAGACGTCGAACAGGTCGCCCAGGATGAACAGGGTGTCGCCGGACTGCGTGTAGTCGGCCATGAAGCGCTCGAACAACGCCAGGGTCTGCGGCCGCTCGGCCGCCAGGTGCAGATCCGCGATGAACCACTGCCTCGACATGGGCGGCCATTGTAGCGACTCGTCCAGCCACTGGCGCGGCCCCGGTTGTCGATCGGCGGAGCCGTTCGTATGCTCGCGGTTTGTTCTAACAGGGGGCACGCATGCTCCAGGTCTTTGAGATCGTCTTTCCGATCTTCGCGATCGTGCTGCTCGGTTATCTGTATGCGCGCCGCTTCGGGCCGGATATGGCCTCGGCGAATCGGCTGAACCTGGAGGTGTTCACGCCGGCGCTGATCTTCTCGGTGTTGTCCGGCGAAGGCTTTGAGCTGGCGCGTTACGCGGAGTTGGCGTTGGCCGCGCTGGCCGTTGTCCTCGGTTCCGGGTTGGTCGCGTGGCCCGTCGCGCGGCTGTTTGGTTTTGCCAACAAGACCTTCCTTCCGCCGATGATGTTCAACAATTCCGGCAACATGGGCCTGCCGCTGGCGTTGTTCGCATTCGGCGAGGCCGCGCTGCCGGCGGCGATGATCCTGTTCCTGGTCGAGAACACCCTGCACTTCACGGTGGGCAACGCGATGCTGACAGGGCACGTGAATCCGCTGAAACTGCTGCGCATGCCGATGCTGGTCTCGACCCTGGCGGGGTTGTTGGTCGCGGTACTGCAGCTGCGCGTGCCCGGGCCTGTGCACGAGGCGATCGATCTGCTCGGGCAGATCGCCATTCCGTTGATGCTGTTCGCGCTCGGCGTGCGCATGACCGGCGTGGATCTGTCCGACTGGCGTATCGGTGTGGTCGGGGCGATCGTCTGTCCTCTGAGCGGGTTGATCATCGCCGGCCTGGTCACGTTCGCGGTGCCGCTGCCGGGGACGCAGGGCGCTCAGCTGCTGGCGTTCGCCGCGTTGCCGCCGGCGGTACTCAACTTCATGCTGGCCGAGCGTTACCACGTCGAACCGCGCAAGGTCGCGGCGATCGTGCTGCTCGGCAACCTGGCGAGCCTGTTCGTGTTGCCCGCGGTGTTGTTGTTGGTGCTTTGATCAGAACGGGCAGGGCCGTGGCGTCAGTCGGGCGTAGTACCCCGCCAGGCGGCCGGGTCGCCCGGAGCGACGCGGGCGAAGGTCGCAAGTGTCGGACGTTTCGCAGCGAAGAACAGGTGGGCTGCGCAGCGACAATCGCTACAGCCGAACCCCTGTACCGGTCTCATGCCGGGCAGCTGTGCGAGTGCCTGCGCCCAACGGTGTTCGAGGCGCCGCGCATCCCGGCTGTACCAGACAAGCACTGGCGTGGTGATCGCACGCAGGTAGTCGATATGCCAGTGAGGGGTCTTGTCGCGACGCCAATGGCGCAAGACACGCGCCCGCAGGCCCCCGGGGCCGAAGGCGCTGCCGACGTAGACGTAGTATCCCGGCCGGGTCACGAGCCGGCCCCATCGCCCGATCTGTACCGACATATCCTGATCGCAGCGCAACAGCAACGCATAGGTGCCCGGCGATGAGTCCATCAGCCGCGCCGCCGGTCGGTCCCACAATGGGCGAGGCGATCCGGCGTGCGTGCCGTGAGTCCGTTCAGATGCGTTCGCAGAGCGACCTTGGTCACCGGGTCCAGGTCCACGGTGTTGCGAGTTGCTATCGCGCCAATGCCGGGCTCAGGGCCCTGAGCACCGCGTCCGCCAGGTGCAGCTTGTGCCCGCGATCCTGGTCGCGGGCCACCGGGCCATCGACGTACAGGTTCGCCAGCCCGTGCACCGAGGACCAGGCCAGCAGCTCCTGCGGGCTGAAGTCGTGCGGATCCACGTCGTCGATGGTCTTCACGAAGCCTTCCTGCAGGTAACCGGCCAGGCGTTCGGCGGCCGCGAGGTAGGCGCCATCCATCGAGTAGATCATTTCCTCGCGCCACATCGCGCGAAAGAACGCGGGTTTGTCGAGGGCGAAGGTGACGTAGGCCATGCCGACTGCGTGAAAGGCGTCGGTTCCTTCCCGGTTCGCCTGCCGCTTCGCGGCCTCCATCGCATCGGCGAGCTGGTCGAGGGCCCGGGCCGCAAAGGCGGTCATCAGCGCACGTTTGTCGGTGTAGTGGCGGAACGCCGATGCCGGCGAGACACCGAGGCGTTTGGCGCAGGCGCGCAGAGTGACCGCCTCGATGCCGAACTGCGAGGCGATCTCGTCGACCGCATCGAGCAACGATTCGGCCAGGTGGCCGTGGTGGTAGCCGGTCTTGGTCGTTGTCATGGCCATATTTCTAGCACAAAAGTGAACATTGTTAACTTTTTTGCCGCGCCCTCTTGAAATGGGTCGCGGTTTCCTCTAAATTGCATGTGAACGGCGTTAACATTAGTCGGATAAATGGAGTTAACCCGTTATTTTTATTGAAATATCGGAGGTCAACGACCATGTCATCGACAGACTATTCACATCCCGGTCACGTACGCGGTCGCTGTGTTGAGGGTGCGATGCGCTCCTGCTGCGGTGGACACTGGAGCGGCGCGAACATCGCCGCGATGGTGCTGGGGTTCGTCCTGTTCCCACCGCTCGGTCTGGCGGTGTTGATCTGGACCATGATGGGGCGCCCAATCCAGGATCTGCCCGGCTGGGCCCACGAAAAGTGGACGCGGGTGTTCGGAAAAGGGGGTACTCGCAGCTACGACGAGAGCGAGAACGTTGTGTTCAACGAGTATCAACAGACCCAGTACGACCGCATCAGCGAGATCAAGGAGGAGATCAAGCGCCGCGCCGAGGCATTCCGGACTTTTCGATTCGACGCCAAGCGGCGTGCGGACAGACGGGAATTCGACGATTTCATGTCGAGTAATCCGGACAGGGGTAACGACAGGAACTGAGTCGCCTCATGCCCCGGTGGTATCACCGATGTCCCGGGTCGCCGCGCGGCTGCGCGGCGGCCCGCCGGGGATGCGGCGTTTCGTCGACCCCAAGGATTCACGTTTTGGAGTTGCCCGTCGAGGGAATCGATGCAACCGCGTCGGCTGGCTGCGCAGGCGCTGCACCGGTCTGACCGGTCGACAGCTCACTCGGCGGTGCGGTCGTGGAAAAATACCTCCAGGCCCGGGTTTTCTGTCCGTACGCCGGGTCGATACAGGTAACAGCTGATCCTCGCGTGGTTGTCCAGATCCGCTCTGAACAGACAGGTTTCCTCGAAGGGCACGCCGGCCTCGGCAAACCGGATGCGCAGTACCTCGGCGTCGCCATTCAGCGCGGTTTCAACGGCCGCGGTACCCTCGGCCGCCGTGCCATTGATTGTCCGGGTCACGGCCAGGCCGCCATCCGTGGCGAAGACCTCGACCTTGCCGACATAGGTGTGGTCGGAATCGACTGCCTTGCCGACCAGGATGTAATGGCCGATCAGCGCCTCTTCCACGAAACCCGTCTCGGCGACGCAGGCGCTCGAAACCAGTAAAAATGCCGCTGAAATCGCCCTGTTCATGCCTGATGGATGCTCCGGGTCCGATCAAGGTCGATGCGTCGCACGATCTCGTACGGTCGCGAGCGGCCCTGGTATTCGACGTCCCGGTCCTGGCTCACAACGACCTGGTAGCCAGTCGACGACCGTCGGATTGAGAACCGCTCATTCACAACGGCCCACCAGGAAGCTCAGTTGGCCGACGAAGAAGATCACCAGCACCAGGCTGCCGGTCGCCATCAGATTTCGCTGCACGGTGTTGACGCGCGGCTTTCCGAAGAGCGCCTGGACCAGCCGCTGCCCGAAAGACAACCCGGGCTGCCGGATCGACGTCTCGCGGATCGCCAAGTACATCGCCGCACCCTGCAAGACGATCGCCAGCGCCAAAAGAGGCAGCGCAAAGGCATCGAAACGACACCCTAGTGTGATGACCCTGTTGGCGAAACTGCCGCTGCCCTGCAGATCGGCACCGGAGACCAGCAGCATGACGTGCGCTGCGACGACCAAGATCGCGATGGCCGCGCCCAGCGCGGAAACG
Proteins encoded:
- a CDS encoding DUF2852 domain-containing protein translates to MSSTDYSHPGHVRGRCVEGAMRSCCGGHWSGANIAAMVLGFVLFPPLGLAVLIWTMMGRPIQDLPGWAHEKWTRVFGKGGTRSYDESENVVFNEYQQTQYDRISEIKEEIKRRAEAFRTFRFDAKRRADRREFDDFMSSNPDRGNDRN
- a CDS encoding TetR/AcrR family transcriptional regulator, whose translation is MTTTKTGYHHGHLAESLLDAVDEIASQFGIEAVTLRACAKRLGVSPASAFRHYTDKRALMTAFAARALDQLADAMEAAKRQANREGTDAFHAVGMAYVTFALDKPAFFRAMWREEMIYSMDGAYLAAAERLAGYLQEGFVKTIDDVDPHDFSPQELLAWSSVHGLANLYVDGPVARDQDRGHKLHLADAVLRALSPALAR
- a CDS encoding UDP-2,3-diacylglucosamine diphosphatase, whose amino-acid sequence is MSRQWFIADLHLAAERPQTLALFERFMADYTQSGDTLFILGDLFDVWVGDDDGAEPAGRVRDVLRRASRRGITVKIQRGNRDFLMGRRLMRDCGVQLLPDCVVTQVAGQPTLLMHGDLLCTDDVDYQRARRFLRNPLLQWLVLRLPLSRRRRIGAGIRRRSGEATAIKTSDIMDVNLDTVSRYLDRYRVTQLIHGHTHRPAVHRHRLPDGRTATRIVLPEWHAGHAAAWLDDGERLQTVEFAIG
- a CDS encoding AEC family transporter — its product is MLQVFEIVFPIFAIVLLGYLYARRFGPDMASANRLNLEVFTPALIFSVLSGEGFELARYAELALAALAVVLGSGLVAWPVARLFGFANKTFLPPMMFNNSGNMGLPLALFAFGEAALPAAMILFLVENTLHFTVGNAMLTGHVNPLKLLRMPMLVSTLAGLLVAVLQLRVPGPVHEAIDLLGQIAIPLMLFALGVRMTGVDLSDWRIGVVGAIVCPLSGLIIAGLVTFAVPLPGTQGAQLLAFAALPPAVLNFMLAERYHVEPRKVAAIVLLGNLASLFVLPAVLLLVL
- a CDS encoding GIY-YIG nuclease family protein; translation: MDSSPGTYALLLRCDQDMSVQIGRWGRLVTRPGYYVYVGSAFGPGGLRARVLRHWRRDKTPHWHIDYLRAITTPVLVWYSRDARRLEHRWAQALAQLPGMRPVQGFGCSDCRCAAHLFFAAKRPTLATFARVAPGDPAAWRGTTPD